A single Chaetodon trifascialis isolate fChaTrf1 chromosome 18, fChaTrf1.hap1, whole genome shotgun sequence DNA region contains:
- the LOC139347181 gene encoding elastase-1-like codes for MIWLVAFLSCIGLICAEAPINHNVHNQRVIGGHDAAPNTWKWQISLQQDSYNDGYFYHICGGSIIDAFHIMTAAHCILSMDASKYRVVAGEYNLYEYDHSEQFIGVDRIIIHPDWNGELGRGFDIAIMRLAEPVYDNGYVAIASLPAPGQMLPHGLTCYITGWGLMDYGGSVPDILQVAAIPVVEHSVCSQPDWWGSIALKTMVCAGGDGVISGCQGDSGGPLNCFTDGAWRVHGVVSYGPSGMCNQVKKPTVFTRVSAFQDWIYSVL; via the exons ATGATTTGGCTTGTGGCTTTCCTGTCCTGCATTG GACTGATTTGTGCTGAAGCACCCATCAACCACAATGTGCACAATCAGAGGGTCATAGGAGGCCATGATGCTGCACCCAACACCTGGAAATGGCAG attTCTCTCCAGCAGGATTCATACAATGATGGTTATTTCTACCACATCTGTGGAGGTAGTATCATTGATGCTTTCCACATTATGACTGCAGCTCACTGCATCCTCAG CATGGACGCCAGTAAGTACCGTGTGGTGGCGGGTGAATATAACCTGTACGAGTACGATCACAGTGAGCAGTTCATCGGTGTGGACAGGATTATCATCCATCCTGACTGGAATGGAGAGCTTGGCAGAGG tTTTGATATTGCTATCATGAGACTGGCTGAGCCTGTGTATGACAACGGCTACGTGGCTATCGCCAGCCTCCCTGCTCCAGGCCAGATGCTGCCTCACGGCCTCACCTGTTACATCACCGGCTGGGGACTTATGGACT ATGGAGGGAGTGTCCCTGACATTCTGCAGGTGGCTGCCATCCCTGTGGTGGAGCATTCAGTCTGCTCCCAGCCTGACTGGTGGGGCAGCATTGCTCTGAAAACCATGGTGTGTGCTGGAGGGGATGGAGTCATATCTGGCTGCCAG GGCGACTCTGGAGGTCCCCTGAACTGTTTCACTGATGGAGCCTGGAGAGTCCATGGTGTTGTCAGTTACGGCCCATCCGGCATGTGCAACCAAGTGAAGAAGCCCACCGTCTTCACCAGAGTCTCTGCCTTCCAAGACTGGATCTATTCA GTTTTGTAA
- the LOC139347187 gene encoding Golgi reassembly-stacking protein 1-like, whose product MGLPQSSFLSDGGTNSGYHVHGVQEDSPALKAGLEPFFDFILSIGNTRLNKESDLLKDLLKANVEKAVKLEVYNSKTQRVRELEVVPSNMWGGQGLLGASVRFCSFEGANENVWHVLDVEASSPAALAGLIAHDDFIVGADQVLQDSEDFFSLIEANEGKPLKLLVYNTQADQCREVVVTPNGAWGGEGSLGCGIGYGYLHRIPTRPAQPNTQNKSVLQSSVIGSSEGLVGSDHAEEPSVAACSPSSVSEIDFNQIKGAEQDLCAASPTQPAVDFDISNNPETMTPELSNTGLSSMLANYGDDSGDQCSLDTSSFDQRHSSLEREEDSDTQQTEQEHATDMITTASPSRETVDTFVGLEVTTESLSDPSVPEVQDTSSEPSRSADITQEQTSETAAPDS is encoded by the exons ATGGGGCTACCACAGAGCTCGTTTTTGTCGGACGGGGGAACTAATAGTGGATATCATGTCCATGGG gttCAAGAGGATTCACCTGCCCTGAAGGCCGGTCTGGAGCCCTTCTTTGATTTCATTCTCTCTATAGGAAACACCAGGCTT AATAAAGAAAGTGACTTGCTGAAAGACCTTCTAAAAGCCAATGTGGAGAAAGCGGTCAAACTTGAAGTGTACAACTCTAAAACCCAGCGGGTGAGGGAACTGGAAGTGGTACCCAGTAACATGTGGGGTGGTCAGGGTCTGCTGGGGGCCAGTGTCCGCTTCTGCAGCTTTGAAGGAGCCAATGAGAATGTTTGGCATGTGTTG gatgttGAAGCCAGTTCTCCAGCAGCTTTGGCCGGCCTAATTGCTCACGATGACTTCATTGTAGGAGCTGATCAGGTGTTACAAGAT TCTGAGGATTTCTTCTCTTTGATTGAAGCCAATGAGGGGAAACCTCTTAAGCTGCTGGTGTACAATACACAGGCTGACCAGTGCAGAGAGGTAGTGGTGACTCCAAATGGAGcatggggaggagagggaag CTTAGGCTGTGGCATTGGCTATGGCTACTTGCACAGAATCCCAACTCGTCCAGCTCAGCCTAACACCCAGAACAAAAGTGTTCTGCAGTCGTCAGTGATTGGCAGCAGCGAAGGGCTGGTTGGGAGTGACCACGCTGAG GAGCCTTCAGTGGCTGCATGTAGTCCCTCTAGCGTCAGTGAAATAGATTTTAATCAGATCAAAGGAGCTGAGCAGGACTTGTGTGCAGCCTCACCCACACAGCCAGCTGTAGATTTCG ATATCTCCAACAATCCTGAGACAATGACACCAGAATTGTCAAACACTGGCCTGAGCTCAATGCTTGCTAATTATGGAGATGACTCTGGTGATCAGTGTAGCTTGG ATACCTCATCTTTTGACCAAAGACATTCATCtctggagagggaggaagactcAGACACCCAACAGACCGAGCAGGAGCATGCTACTGACATGATCACCACCGCTTCTCCAAGCAGAGAGACTGTAGACACCTTTGTTGGCCTTGAAGTCACCACAGAGAGCCTGAGTGACCCAAGTGTCCCAGAGGTGCAAGACACCAGTTCTGAGCCCTCAAGGTCAGCTGATATCACCCAGGAGCAGACGTCGGAGACTGCTGCGCCAGACAGTTAA